The following are encoded together in the Saccharospirillaceae bacterium genome:
- a CDS encoding AraC family transcriptional regulator: protein MSQHTPNTMTTAALQPLLRLLESKGFSGNELLTSAGLDANAVTGSNQRISIHNFDRILEQCSRLLDEPAIGLNAGQRLELHSFYLLGFLVSSCQTGREALAIMRRYYSLISDSRSPDFYIGQESVKVVFYLTDGSTFGNQARAEFIAAGIHSVGKAIGGSYYKLQGIGFRCPPPTYRDQLDQFFGVKVEFNQPQNWINTCGKHLDAPLAYANPVLYNALRNQAEKAISRFSWLKAFSQKVMHVLHQWPESVPITKGAVAELLNTSSRTLTRRLQEEDCQFSSLVKEVRLEKAKQALQHNHTDVQQLALDLGFSDRRGFERAFKQWTGETPASYRRNYRSGAREGVAVAS from the coding sequence ATGAGTCAACATACACCCAATACAATGACAACGGCGGCACTGCAGCCTTTGCTCCGACTATTGGAAAGTAAGGGCTTTTCCGGCAATGAATTGCTGACTTCTGCAGGCCTGGATGCCAATGCCGTTACCGGTTCCAATCAGCGTATTTCGATCCATAATTTTGATCGGATTCTTGAGCAATGCAGCCGCTTACTGGACGAACCGGCCATCGGACTGAACGCCGGGCAGCGCCTCGAATTGCACAGCTTTTACTTATTAGGGTTTCTGGTAAGCAGCTGTCAGACGGGTCGTGAAGCGCTGGCGATTATGCGTCGCTATTATTCGTTGATCAGTGATTCACGCTCGCCCGATTTTTACATCGGTCAGGAGTCGGTCAAGGTTGTCTTTTACCTTACTGACGGCAGTACCTTCGGCAATCAGGCACGAGCGGAATTTATTGCAGCGGGCATTCACAGTGTTGGGAAAGCTATCGGTGGAAGTTATTACAAACTTCAGGGGATTGGTTTCCGTTGCCCTCCGCCAACTTATCGCGACCAGTTAGACCAATTTTTTGGGGTAAAGGTAGAGTTCAACCAGCCGCAAAACTGGATCAACACGTGCGGCAAACATCTGGACGCACCCTTGGCATACGCCAATCCAGTACTTTATAACGCATTGCGCAATCAGGCAGAGAAGGCTATTTCCCGTTTCAGTTGGTTAAAGGCCTTCAGTCAAAAAGTTATGCACGTGTTGCATCAATGGCCGGAGTCTGTGCCGATTACTAAGGGCGCCGTTGCCGAGCTGTTAAATACCAGCAGCCGAACCCTGACGCGCCGCTTACAGGAAGAGGATTGCCAATTCTCTTCACTGGTCAAAGAAGTGAGACTGGAAAAAGCAAAACAGGCTTTGCAACACAATCATACCGATGTGCAACAACTGGCGCTGGACCTCGGATTTTCTGACCGCCGTGGCTTTGAGCGAGCCTTCAAACAGTGGACTGGGGAAACGCCGGCGTCCTATCGTCGTAACTACCGGTCGGGTGCCCGAGAGGGAGTAGCAGTCGCTAGTTAA
- a CDS encoding LysR family transcriptional regulator: MDLRLLRKFDMNSLVVLKVLLDECHVTRAAQQLNLTQSAVSRSLARLRQAFDDPLLVSVGKQLTLTPAAIELVEPLNALLSQAEALLQPQTFDPQRFLGSVRLATSDYGTHSILPRLIPMLTSAAPGVKLTALEWPKDTLSDLEQNKVDLIIGGGHISGGEIYQRVMAREPMYALVRRGHPFAAGINLKQYLSLKHIIISSTGHGLTEVDRLLKTQGLQRDIAVRVSHFFAALGIIANTDHIILVPQHFIKRYVNQDDFVVLPPPFEVPDMEVIMFWHARLHKDPFHQWFRQFIVDELYAKRSRHNQTPLTT, encoded by the coding sequence ATGGATTTACGTTTGTTGCGAAAGTTTGATATGAACTCGCTGGTGGTCCTTAAGGTGTTGCTCGATGAATGCCACGTGACCCGAGCAGCGCAGCAATTGAATCTGACACAGTCTGCGGTCAGTCGTAGTCTCGCTCGTTTGCGGCAGGCATTTGATGACCCACTGTTGGTCAGTGTTGGCAAGCAATTAACACTGACTCCTGCAGCGATTGAGTTGGTTGAACCATTGAATGCTCTGTTGAGCCAGGCCGAAGCTCTGCTTCAGCCACAGACCTTTGATCCTCAACGATTTCTTGGCAGTGTTCGTCTGGCGACTTCCGACTACGGTACCCATTCAATATTACCGAGGCTGATACCGATGCTGACCAGCGCAGCGCCTGGGGTTAAGCTGACGGCACTTGAATGGCCAAAAGATACACTCAGCGATCTCGAGCAGAATAAAGTTGATCTGATTATTGGTGGCGGCCACATTTCTGGCGGCGAAATATACCAGCGGGTTATGGCACGTGAGCCGATGTATGCACTGGTGCGAAGGGGACATCCGTTTGCTGCTGGTATAAACCTGAAGCAATATCTGTCACTGAAGCACATTATTATCAGTTCGACCGGACATGGTTTGACCGAAGTCGATCGTTTACTGAAAACGCAGGGTTTACAGCGCGACATAGCGGTGCGGGTTTCTCACTTCTTTGCGGCACTCGGGATCATCGCTAATACTGATCATATAATTTTGGTACCACAGCATTTTATAAAAAGGTACGTCAACCAAGATGATTTTGTGGTGTTGCCACCTCCATTTGAGGTACCGGACATGGAAGTGATTATGTTCTGGCATGCGCGTCTCCATAAAGACCCGTTTCACCAATGGTTTCGTCAGTTTATCGTTGATGAGTTATACGCTAAGCGCAGTCGTCACAACCAGACGCCTTTGACTACCTGA